The sequence ATCCAGCCGAAGGTCCAAAGCTACTTTTTGTAACGCTTCCAAAAATTTTACAAAATATGATCGGTGGACAAATTTTTGCCATTATTTTATTTACAGCTGTTATCTTTGGTGGTATCACTTCACTTCAAAATATGTTTGAGGTCGTGGCTGAGTCACTAATGCATAAATTTCCGTTTCTTAGTAGATTTTGGACACTCACGCTACTTTGTGCAGTTTGCTTTGGCATAGGAGCGTTTATGGAGCCTATTAGCAGTTGGGGGCCTTGGATGGACTTTGTATCGATCTATATCATTCCAATCGGCGCGGTAATCGGTGCTATTTCTTGGTTTTGGATTATTAAAAAAGATGAAATTTTAGACGAGATAAATTCTGGAGCAAATAAATCTTATGGTAATTTTTGGTATTTTGTAGGCAAATTTATCTACGTTCCGCTAACATTTTTACTTTGTATCATAGCCGTAAGTAAGGGAATTTCTTTTTAAATTTAGCTCACCAAAAAATAAGCTAAATTTAAAAATTTTTGAAGTTATCTTAGTTTTTTTGTGCCAATATAAGTGGCAAAAATTTCTTGTGAGCCATCTTTTTTAAATAAAATAACATCGTATTGCTCGGCTTTACTGCCTTGTTCCATGCCTTGACTCTCCATCGGCATGCCAGGTACTGCGATACCAACTACATCTTTTGGCTTAAGCTCTAGTAGGCGCTTTACCTCATCGGCTGGAACATGACCTTCTATGATATATCCATCGATGATTGCTGTATGGCAGCTTGAAAGCTCTAGCGGCACGTTAAATTCTTTCTTAACTTTAGCTATATCATCTACTTTTATGACCTCTTCGCTAAATCCAGCCTTCTGCATCGCCTCACCCCAGCTAGTACAACATCCACAAGTTGGGCTTTTATAGACCTTCATATCAGCCGCGAACGCAAGTGTTGCAAAAAAGCCAAGAGCCAAAAATGCTAATTTCTTCATCATTTTCCTTTACGTAAAATTTGCAAAATGATATAGCTCGCATTTAAATTTTATATAAATGCTTAATATTGCTTGCTATAATTCGCCAAAATTTACAAAAGGCACTTTATGTTTTCATCATTTTTTAAAGATAAAAAATGGGCACTCTGGGCTTATGGCGGAGCGATATTTATCATCTTGCTTCTTGTTTATCAAACACACCTAAATGTCCGTATAAACGAGTGGTATAAAAATTTCTACGACATCGTGCAAAACTCAAAAGATCATAATGTAAGTGAGTTTTGGCGAGAAATTTTTAACTTTATAAAAATCGCTATGCCTTATGTCGTGACTTACACTGTTATCTCGTTTTTTGCTAGCCACTGGGTCTTTCGCTGGAGAGAGGCGATGACGTTTAGATATCTAAAATTTTGGCAAAACTGCAAAAGTGACATCGAGGGCAGCTCACAGCGTATCCAAGAAGATGTCTACCGCTTTGCCAAAATAATGGAAAGCCTTGGCGTGCAGGTTTTAAGGGCGATCATGACGCTAATTGCCTTTATACCAGTACTTTGGGAGCTAAGCAAGAGCGTGAGTTT comes from Campylobacter concisus and encodes:
- a CDS encoding DUF411 domain-containing protein, which gives rise to MKKLAFLALGFFATLAFAADMKVYKSPTCGCCTSWGEAMQKAGFSEEVIKVDDIAKVKKEFNVPLELSSCHTAIIDGYIIEGHVPADEVKRLLELKPKDVVGIAVPGMPMESQGMEQGSKAEQYDVILFKKDGSQEIFATYIGTKKLR